In Mixophyes fleayi isolate aMixFle1 chromosome 4, aMixFle1.hap1, whole genome shotgun sequence, the following proteins share a genomic window:
- the LOC142151198 gene encoding uncharacterized protein LOC142151198 has product MSLTGEKPYICSECDKMFTYKSKLLRHQKIHTDEKPFSCAECSKCFRTNSHLIQHQSFHTGKKLFKCSDCSKCFTFKSNLVQHQKIHTGEKPFSCSECNKYFLHKSHLVSHQRSHTGEKKEKPFSCSECSKAFSSNSMLILHQRSHTGEKTFSCSECNKCFTQKSHVARHLMTHTGEKPFSCSECCKCFTHKSNLIQHQKIHTGEKPFSCSECNKCFTQKPQLIRHLMAHTGEKPFSCSECCKCFTDKSSLVQHRKIHTGEKRFSCSECNKCFVYKSHFFNHQRSHTGENLFSCSECSKVFSSNSMLIIHQRIHTGEKPFSCTECYICFKNKSELIHHQMIHTGEKPFSCSECSKSFTANSALILHQRSHTGKKIFSCSECKKCFTQKPHLVSHLMIHTGEKPFSCSECSKCFNTSTHLVRHLRSHTGERPFKCHQCSKSFMQKSDLIVHQKIHT; this is encoded by the coding sequence ATGAGTcttacaggagagaaaccatatatatgctctgagtgtgataaaatgtttacatataaGTCAAAGCTGCTCagacatcagaagattcacacagaCGAGAAGCCTTTTTCATGtgctgaatgtagtaaatgttttaggaCCAATTCACATTTAATCCAACACCAGAGTTTTCACAcaggaaaaaaactgtttaagtGCTCTGactgtagcaagtgttttactttCAAGTCaaatcttgttcaacatcagaagattcacacaggagaaaaaccattttcatgctctgaatgtaacaaatattTTCTACACAAGTCTCATCTTGTTAGTCACCAGAGGTCTCACactggagaaaagaaagaaaagccaTTTTCTTGCTCCGAATGTAGTAAAGCTTTTAGTAGCAATTCAATGTTAATCCTACACCAGAGgagtcacacaggagaaaaaacattttcatgctctgaatgtaacaaatgttttacacagaagtcACACGTTGCTAGACATCTGATGACACACACTGGCGAGAAGcccttttcatgttctgaatgttgCAAGTGTTTTACTCACAAGTCAAATCTTATTCaacatcagaagattcacacaggagaaaaaccattttcatgctctgaatgtaacaaatgttttacacagaagccACAACTTATAAGACATCTGATGGCACACACTGGCGAGAAGcccttttcatgttctgaatgttgCAAGTGCTTTACTGACAAGTCAAGTCTTGTTCAACATCggaagattcacacaggagaaaaacgaTTTTCATGCTccgaatgtaacaaatgttttgtatACAAGTCTCATTTTTTTAATCATCAGAGGTCTCACACTGGAGAAAATCTATTTTCTTGCTCCGAATGTAGTAAAGTTTTTAGTAGTAATTCAATGTTAATCATACACcaaaggattcacacaggagaaaaaccattttcatgcaCTGAATGTtacatatgttttaaaaataagtcAGAACTTATTCATCACCAGATGATTCACACCGGAGAGAAGCCCTTTTCGTGCTCTGAATGTAGTAAAAGTTTTACGGCCAATTCAGCATTAATCCTACACCAGAGGagtcacacaggaaaaaaaatattttcatgttctgaatgtaaaaaatgttttacacagaagccACACCTTGTTAGCCATCTGATGATTCACACAGGCGAGAAGCCcttttcatgctctgaatgtagcaagtgttttaacaCTAGTACACACCTTGTTAGACATCTTAGAagtcacacaggagagagaccattTAAGTGCCATCAATGTAGTAAGAGTTTTATGCAAAAGTCAGATCTTATTGtacatcagaagattcacacttga